One Polypterus senegalus isolate Bchr_013 chromosome 10, ASM1683550v1, whole genome shotgun sequence DNA segment encodes these proteins:
- the LOC120536654 gene encoding perforin-1-like yields the protein MASQTLLIFLFTLLNITSSHRLMVSEALGSGEECTRAEFVPGHNLAGEGFDVLTMEHKKAYVIDMEEFLHPNKTCVLKKNNFLNGKEQKLPLSMVDWRTMQKCSHSLTSSAYSSSEALAKETASNIQNNWTLGLSVEHPKAEGSVQLAGRHSKMNKYFSDKSKQDKMTFIIQKIFCEYYSYRLVSDPPLDKYFLNDIEKLPEMYEKNAYQRLIDIYGTHYTTAVSLGGKVETITSVKTCEVSMNRLSIKDIENCLEAEASATVLTKVNISSKWEHCKALHKSLNRSDSFSDEFSDRKTYVYGGHTGTEDILFSKTDSDASVYKAWLESTKLTPAVVTFALTPLHHLIQNNILKKENLQKALSEYFTEAALSASCTRTCEGDSKPSKSDRCSCKCSGNNILNNMCCPTQRGLGNLTVFNLYAKDLYGDLRSQSDAYVKVYYGKIYKKTEIIKDNDNPKWNETFTFGYVKLSMDSEIKLKVYDDGLIYDNLLGKCNITISSGTHVESCSFKHGVLYFSYTLECAPSLGGPTCKEYAPSPIQSDLAKRQLPRSSVPNKGSSSTIKRGNMGASKLA from the exons ATGGCTTCCCAGACTCTTCTGATTTTTCTCTTTACTCTCCTAAACATCACATCTTCCCATCGTCTTATGGTTTCCGAGGCTTTGGGTTCTGGGGAAGAATGCACGAGGGCTGAATTTGTTCCTGGTCATAACCTTGCAGGAGAAGGGTTCGATGTTCTCACAATGGAGCACAAGAAGGCGTACGTCATCGACATGGAGGAATTCCTGCACCCAAATAAAACGTGCGTCCTCaagaaaaacaactttttgaATGGTAAAGAACAAAAGCTGCCCCTTTCAATGGTTGATTGGCGCACCATGCAAAAATGTAGTCATTCACTAACGAGTTCTGCCTATTCGTCCAGTGAGGCCCTGGCAAAGGAAACTGCAAGTAATATTCAAAATAACTGGACATTAGGACTGTCAGTGGAACATCCAAAGGCCGAGGGGTCTGTTCAGCTAGCTGGGAGACACTCTAAAATGAACAAGTACTTCTCAGACAAATCCAAACAAGACAAGATGACGTTCATCATTCAGAAGATATTCTGTGAGTATTACAG TTACAGGTTGGTTTCTGATCCCCCGCTTGataaatatttcttaaatgataTTGAGAAGCTTCCTGAAATGTATGAGAAGAATGCCTACCAACGCCTCATCGACATTTATGGCACCCATTACACCACAGCAGTGAGTCTAGGAGGCAAAGTGGAAACAATTACATCCGTCAAAACCTGTGAAGTGTCCATGAACAGACTGAGTATTAAAGACATTGAGAACTGTCTAGAAGCAGAGGCCTCTGCTACTGTATTAACCAAAGTCAACATAAGCAGTAAATGGGAACATTGCAAAGCATTACACAAGAGTCTGAACAGAAGCGACAGCTTCAGCGATGAATTTTCTGATCGCAAGACATATGTCTATGGTGGCCACACCGGCACTGAAGATATTCTTTTCTCAAAAACCGACTCGGATGCAAGTGTCTACAAAGCCTGGCTGGAGTCCACCAAGTTAACGCCCGCTGTTGTTACATTCGCGCTAACACCATTGCACCATCTGATTCAAAATAAtatcttaaagaaagaaaatcttcAGAAAGCCCTGAGCGAGTACTTCACAGAAGCGGCTTTATCCGCAAGCTGCACCAGAACATGCGAGGGAGACTCGAAACCGAGCAAGTCAGACAGATGCTCTTGTAAATGCTCTGGCAATAACATCCTAAATAACATGTGCTGTCCCACGCAGCGAGGCCTTGGCAATCTCACCGTGTTTAACTTATATGCCAAAGATTTATATGGTGACTTAAGAAGTCAATCAGATGCATATGTTAAGGTTTACTatgggaaaatatataaaaaaactgaaataatcaaAGACAACGATAATCCAAAATGGAATGAAACCTTCACGTTTGGTTATGTTAAACTCTCTATGGACTCTGAAATCAAACTGAAAGTCTATGATGATGGCCTCATTTATGATAACTTACTCGGTAAGTGCAACATCACAATAAGTAGTGGCACCCATGTAGAATCGTGCAGCTTCAAGCATGGGGTGCTGTATTTTTCTTACACCTTGGAGTGCGCCCCTAGCCTTGGAGGCCCAACGTGCAAAGAATATGCCCCGTCACCGATACAGTCAGATCTGGCAAAGAGGCAGCTCCCCAGAAGTTCTGTGCCCAACAAAGGGAGCTCTAGCACAATAAAGAGAGGGAATATGGGGGCATCAAAACTGGCCTAA